cttctctccctctttgtTGCTGGCATCCTATATTGGAAggatttctttttgttttttgtttgtttttttgttgagtgtgatttctaattttaattattgtttttgttttttttaaattaaaaatataagcaccaaaaaatatttctataatgttaattaataatGAGACTATACTTATGTAGAGAATaggataattttgaattatatacaaaaatcatatttctatgatattttaatttgggTCATCTGAATTTAAATACAAGacaatctgaaaaaaaaaaaaaaattctattggCAAAGTATTTTAGAGCACTTTTTAAATAAACTATTGATccatttgagaatttttttagaCTCATCGAAGTTGAAAAGTTACATTCATCTTGCTTACAAACACAACTGTAGGACAACAACTATCACTCATGATGCTTGCTTTAGATCATTGGTCATTCAAGTTTGACATTATTACATAATGAGATCCTCAAATTTACCAATGTCGCCTAGGCAAAAACTGTTGAAAATGTCATGATTAAGTGCATTTACAATGCTCTAATGTACTAACCCATTGCCAAACTGGAAAtgttcaaataagaaaataaggtAATGttgttttcatgttttaattttatattttgagtatttgttttgaaaattttaaaaatatttttttattaaaaaatatttttttaaaaaaaaaatatagaaaacacgtttattttaaaatttaaaaacaaatattttataattttttattcaaccAATATTCTAAACCAACCACAATTGGCCCCTCACGATAGTTGTCGGTCAGAGATTCTCACGATTAGAGCTTATCATTAAAAAcgttaacatacaaaaaaaatggGTCAGACTCAACAGCTGGATTTTatagatctgatttttaatttttgatcaaaattgaaaaacgcACTGTCAATCGCCATTGACCACTGTGGCCAATGGTTCCCGACGATTAGAGGCAACCATCTGACACCCTCATCCTCATagaccaacataccaaaaaactaGCAACATCTAACGATTGAATCTCTATaaatctaagcttaaacttttaGCCAAACCCAACACTCGTGTGAATGCATAATAGCTATCATTAACCACCGTAGCCGGTGGTTTCCAGTGATTAGAGACAACCACTCGACACCCTTATCCTCATTGATCAACATACTTAAAAATCAGCAAGATCCAATGATAaaatctccatagatctaacCTTAAACTTTCGATTAGAcaaaaaattagtgatttatAGAGATTGCTAGTCGAGATGCAAAAGGAGCAAACGGCATCGACGACGGAAGGTGTGGGTGAACGATAGGGGGCAGTAGACGATGACTTACGACGATAATGGCAATGGTGGGCGCGGCCGACAGCGAAATCTTGAGAAGGAAGTAGAAAatgaagagagaagaaagagaaagtcGAACTCATTTAGAGAAAGCCGAACTCATTTGGAATCTAACCGAAGAGACAATGTtgcagtgagagagagagagggagagattgtAAGGTTGGCTAGGGTATTCAAATTGGGCATGAAAAGTTAAAGGGTAAATTAGTCATTTAGATTAATGATAGATTTGTCATTTTGACACAAATtgtcaaattaattttcaaaacgATTGTACAAATAGTATTATCCTCAAAATAAAtctcattattaatatttgaaaaCTTCATAAATGTCTGCGGTTAAAATAAAtctcaagaatatatatatatatatatttttgcaagttctcaatatatttattgtatcttaccccattatatattatacaattaaaaatttgaactttGGCCGGTCAACAACCTGAGCCCAGAAATAGTTAACATTAGGACGATCATACAACTACCAATCACACACAATTACTCTTTTCCGAAACCTATGTGATCAATATTGAACGTTGTAGCTGTTATTAAACATAGGAGTGTGTGCGCACGTGTAGATGGGTAGGAACCTGCACGTGCGTGTCCACACATGGTGTCTacctatacatacatatacatatatttaaattatatatgtgtgtacgGAGCAGAGCAGTGCCCACTGAAGCGGCCATGTCAGGTCTCTGTGCTTGCAATAAACTCTCTACATGCATAACAAATTATGCACAGTGCAGTGTCAACCTCATTCTCGGtgaaagagagggagggagagatagATAGCGCTGAAGAGAAGTgtccaaaattcaaatatacTGAGGAAGGGAAGATCGAGGGGTACCCCTTTTTGTCAAGGGCACAGTACACGGTGCCTATCTGTCCAACATGTGAACCGTTCCTGTCTCCCTCTCTTACAATAtctatacatacacacacataatgtatctatatatatgcacacaacTGTCAGGTCGATCGCTCTGATAATTCATTCATGGGGGTGTCATTTAAGTGAGGACAAAAGCAGCCTAGGATTTGAGTCTGATTCTCTACTTGGTTTCTTCCTTCCTAGCTAGCCTCCACTGATcatctcctatatatatatatatatgtcgtCTTCTTGCACCTTTCAACTAAAACTACTCTCATTTGTCTCATCAACCCAatagaaagaaggaaaatagtAAATAGAAATTAAGATCAGTAGTGGTTAAGAAGAATGAATTATAATGGTGTGTTGGGCAGTAGTGCTGATGCTTCACAGTGCTCCAGTGTCCGTGATTGTGAATCTGGGTGGACTCTTTACTTGGATGATCATCAGGCTTTGATCTCTTCTTCCAGAAACgatattattattgataataataatcGTTTCCAGTTCGTTTACACAAGTACTGAAGAAGAGGACCTGTCTATGGTCTCTGATGCATCTTCAGGGCCCCCAATTATCCCCtttgacaataataatattgtttctgatcatcatcatcatcatcatcatcatgaagGCTGTTTCTGCCATTTACTTGATGATGAGGCTGATGCCACATTCCCTATTGCCAAGAAGatcgagaagaagaagaacgacTGTAGAAGTGGGAAGCTTCCAGAACATCGTTCATCTTCCCTTGATGACACGGCGGCCAGCTCTCCTCCTGTCGTCAGCTTCCCAACCCAGGTAATAATTGCTTACGAAATTCAATGAAATATCTCTGGAAACAACTTCACAAATTGATATCCAGAAACCAATTGAAATTTTCACAGAAGAACTTGACACTCACCAAGACTCAGGAGTGTTCTTCCATGGAGAATATCTCTGCAAACACGCTTCCAGGTATTTAATTTGCCCATCTCATTTTCGTTGATCTAAATATTAACACATATAGACTAATGGCTGGTTCGTGATTCTGGCCTATGAGCTCTCTCGAGTTTGAGTCTTCAGAGTCCAGATTACTTCCTTACCATGTTCCAATAGTTGagtagtataatatatatatatatatatatacaccaacTTCTTGCAATTGCAGGGCGGTAGATCTGCATTACGTGAGCCCTTGGACTTCTTCCAGTCTTCTTCTCCTCAACTAAACCATCAGATGGTTTGGAGGGCAATGGGGACGAGAGATTCTGATTTCTGAAGCCCAGAAGGCAGAAAAAACAGCTGGATCTTCAAACTCTAATCAATAAAAGGGATCTTCTAATTCCATGATTTTAATTAGTACCCTTTGATGATcaattagttatatttttattctcctCTTTGATATCCTCAATATGCTTCTTGGTGTCAAGGCAGTGGGAAACAACCTGAGAGTTGGGAGTGTCTCCGAGACTAGAATTCTCTCGTCAATGAACAGTGCCTACACATTAGCTGTAGTTCTCTGAGCAGTGCCATTATGCCCCCACAGAATTTCTGTTCATGGAGCCCCATGCCGCTTCTTGTTTATATGTTTCCATCCAGCTGCACAACATGTGTCTAGCTTGCTAGCTACCATTTAACTCCATTAAAATAAGTAATCTAATCAAAGCTCCTTGCTTGTCGCTTGTGGCCGCTCtccaaacaaatatttttacaagtcCTAGAAGAAGTGCACCatttaatttataagaaatttttgTGGAAAAACTAACACTGGTGCTGTTTGTTTGTGGAGTATATGAACTTGAAGTTGAATTCAACAAGATCtatttttatctcatttggaAGGGATCTTATACATTATTCTAACCTCGTCTGCTTGGAAAGGTGTCATTGGACTAGCTTTCGTACGCAATTGTGTTTGTAAATTCATTAATACTAAGATGGGATGGATAGTGATATACGTGAATTGATTAAGAGTACTCATTAAACAACGTTGAGGATTGTTAAGAGAATTAAATCTCGAGGCTCACACTTACAAGACAAGGGTTAGGACTCTCCAGGATGATCCTGGAAAGACTCTTTGACCCTTAAATCCAGGctcaagagaaaataattaattaaaaaaaaagaaaatgtgagtATAGTTGAGATATCAAAGTTGAaatatacactacaaaaaaaaaaaaaaaaaaatgacatttagtgacggttttgaaaaccgctgctaaatcagCCGTCGTGGAGCATTTAGCAGTGATTTTCAGCAATCGTTGGAGTAATCgccaaaaattacattttttgcgacgatttttaaaatatttagcggcagtttttagaACTGtcgtaaaaattaaaaaaaatgaaaaattttaattttagtggcaatttttagaaccgtcgcaaaaattaaaaaaattaaaatttttaattttaggagtGGTTCTTAGAACCgcgacaaaaattaaaagaaattaaaaatttaatttctcccaaGAGCCGCCCGCGCCCGGGCTGGCGAGCGTTCCAAGTAACTCGCGCGGGCTCACGCACTTGCTTGGACCCTACACGCCACatggcgatgctggaaattgAATTTTCAACTTTCCCTTTCCCGAATTTGAACACGAGACCTTTCCTATGCATGCGCGTGCACGTAACCGTCTAATCTACCAAGCCTTCTTATTATATATCTGCccaataactatttttttaaattataatttatattttttaatataaattaaaaacattaattaatttattattttttaaaagaataaaggaataaattaaaaataaattaattgatttaaattaaataatttaattgattaaaaattaaaaaagattttatatattttttaaaattattaaatttttatatattaaaattttgttaaattactttttatttttatttttttaaattaaaatttttaattaattttgagattaatttaaattaaattttaaatttctttttaagattttatatttccttttattaatttaatttttaattattttctttagtaaaattaaaatatttaatgaattaaaatttaattttaaattatttttctttttattaaaaattattaaaattttaattttgaattatttaattatttttgaatttagcgacgatttttaaatttaattttttaatgaattttgtgacgatttttcaaaattgtcgcaaatgttaatttaattttaattttaaattatttaattatttttgaatttaatgatgatttttaaaaaatcgtagctaaattctaatttttaatgaattttgcggtgatttCGATAAATAactgcaaatgttaatttaatttttatttttaattatttaattaattttgaatttagaggcgatttctcaaaaatcgtcgccaagttcaattttattttttaattattttttaaatttagcaacaattttttaaaaattgtcgtaaaattaaatattttaatgaattttgcactgccgctaaattttaaaaaaatcatcgcaaaaaacatattttgtggcGATTTACAAATTGTCACAAAATACAATGTTTTGCcgcaatttttaaaattgttgcaaaaaaattaaggcaaaaaattaatttttttgtagtgatagtGTATTGAGATGATTTTATAGGTCGcatgggctttttttttttttttttttttttttataaaatgaggAGTTCGAGTCATGTTAGGATTAAGAAGCATGATCAATTTGGAAGTGAGTTGAAATTGTTtctttaaaaaagatttatcttctaat
This window of the Diospyros lotus cultivar Yz01 chromosome 5, ASM1463336v1, whole genome shotgun sequence genome carries:
- the LOC127802332 gene encoding protein SOB FIVE-LIKE 5-like, with the protein product MNYNGVLGSSADASQCSSVRDCESGWTLYLDDHQALISSSRNDIIIDNNNRFQFVYTSTEEEDLSMVSDASSGPPIIPFDNNNIVSDHHHHHHHHEGCFCHLLDDEADATFPIAKKIEKKKNDCRSGKLPEHRSSSLDDTAASSPPVVSFPTQKNLTLTKTQECSSMENISANTLPGR